One window of Verrucomicrobiia bacterium genomic DNA carries:
- the nadB gene encoding L-aspartate oxidase yields the protein MATDSHAFDYLVLGSGIAGLNFALRAARHGRVAIVTKKNRADSNTNWAQGGIASVTSREDSFELHVRDTLEAGAGLCQEPVVRLVVEEGPARIQELLALGACFTERVIPTEPDRRELDLTREGGHSKRRVLHARDATGAEVERTFLRAIAAEPAISVFENHLAIDLLTSARIGLPGPNRAVGAYVLDRIADRVVTFSAPVVVLATGGSGKVYLYTTNPDIATGDGLAIAYRAGLPVANMEFVQFHPTCLFHPRAKHFLISEAVRGEGGVLRGPGGERFMERYHPRAELAPRDVVARAMDSEMKRTGAPCVYLDISHRPAAFICEHFPTIHARCLDLGLDITREPIPVVPAAHYQCGGVVASVDGVTELPGLYAIGEVACTGLHGANRLASNSLLEALVCSHRAAFHAAGRVPMACPATLPPWEAGHATNPDELVVVAHNWDEIRRTMWDYVGIVRTRKRLLRAEKRLANLQEEIREYYWDFRVTADLLELRNLATVAELIVGCALQREESRGLHYNLDFPNPEPSWAHRDTRIQRPVLKPETVASGKPDQ from the coding sequence ATGGCCACAGACTCCCACGCGTTTGATTATCTGGTCCTGGGCAGCGGCATCGCGGGCCTGAATTTTGCCCTCAGAGCCGCCCGTCATGGACGGGTGGCAATCGTCACCAAGAAAAACCGGGCGGATTCGAACACCAACTGGGCCCAGGGAGGCATCGCCAGCGTCACCAGCCGGGAGGACTCCTTCGAACTCCACGTGCGGGACACCTTGGAAGCCGGCGCCGGGCTGTGTCAGGAGCCGGTGGTGCGACTCGTCGTCGAGGAAGGACCGGCGCGGATTCAGGAGTTGCTTGCGCTCGGCGCCTGCTTCACGGAGCGGGTCATCCCCACCGAACCCGACCGCCGCGAACTCGACCTGACCCGGGAAGGGGGTCATTCGAAGCGTCGGGTCCTCCACGCCCGCGACGCCACGGGAGCGGAAGTGGAGCGGACCTTTCTTCGGGCGATCGCCGCCGAACCAGCCATCAGCGTGTTCGAGAACCATCTCGCCATTGATTTGCTGACGTCTGCACGCATCGGACTGCCCGGACCCAACCGCGCCGTGGGGGCCTACGTCCTGGATCGCATCGCGGACCGGGTCGTGACGTTCTCCGCCCCGGTGGTGGTGCTGGCCACCGGAGGCAGCGGGAAGGTGTATCTGTATACGACGAATCCGGACATTGCGACCGGCGACGGCCTGGCGATCGCCTATCGCGCCGGACTTCCGGTGGCCAACATGGAGTTCGTCCAGTTTCATCCCACCTGCCTGTTCCATCCGCGGGCCAAGCATTTCCTCATTTCCGAGGCGGTCCGGGGCGAGGGCGGGGTGCTGCGCGGCCCCGGCGGGGAACGGTTCATGGAACGGTACCATCCCAGGGCCGAGCTGGCGCCAAGGGACGTCGTGGCGCGGGCAATGGATTCCGAGATGAAGCGCACCGGGGCTCCATGCGTTTATCTCGACATCTCGCACCGCCCGGCAGCGTTCATTTGCGAGCACTTCCCCACGATCCATGCCCGGTGTCTCGATCTGGGACTCGACATCACCCGCGAACCGATCCCGGTGGTTCCCGCGGCCCACTACCAGTGCGGCGGGGTGGTGGCCAGCGTGGACGGCGTGACCGAACTCCCGGGCCTCTACGCCATCGGCGAGGTCGCCTGCACCGGGCTGCATGGCGCCAATCGCCTGGCCAGCAATTCCCTGCTGGAGGCGCTGGTCTGTTCCCACCGCGCCGCGTTCCACGCCGCAGGTCGTGTCCCGATGGCCTGCCCGGCAACGCTGCCGCCCTGGGAGGCCGGCCACGCCACCAATCCCGACGAACTGGTCGTGGTCGCCCACAACTGGGACGAGATCCGCCGCACGATGTGGGACTACGTGGGCATCGTCCGGACCCGCAAACGCCTGCTCCGGGCCGAAAAGCGCCTCGCCAACCTTCAGGAGGAAATTCGGGAATACTACTGGGACTTCCGGGTGACGGCCGACCTCCTCGAACTCCGCAACCTTGCCACGGTGGCCGAACTCATTGTCGGTTGCGCCCTCCAACGGGAGGAAAGCCGGGGATTGCACTACAACCTGGATTTCCCCAATCCCGAGCCCTCCTGGGCCCACAGGGATACCCGGATCCAGCGTCCGGTCCTCAAGCCGGAAACCGTCGCGTCCGGCAAACCGGATCAATAA
- the nifU gene encoding Fe-S cluster assembly scaffold protein NifU: protein MSETYTLYNSTVMEHFMNPRNMGDLKDADGVGEVGAAACGDIMKISLKIKDGRIEDARFKTFGCGSAIASSSMATELIKGRTIDEAMNFSNQEVVEALGGLPPVKIHCSVLAEEALKAALEDYVRKHPGQAPKAAVASEPVAA, encoded by the coding sequence ATGAGTGAAACCTATACCCTCTACAACTCCACCGTCATGGAGCACTTCATGAACCCCAGGAACATGGGCGACCTGAAGGACGCTGATGGCGTCGGCGAAGTCGGTGCCGCGGCCTGCGGCGACATCATGAAGATCAGCCTGAAGATCAAGGACGGGCGGATTGAGGATGCCCGCTTCAAGACGTTCGGCTGCGGTTCAGCAATCGCCAGCTCAAGCATGGCGACCGAACTCATCAAGGGGCGCACGATAGACGAGGCCATGAACTTCTCGAATCAGGAGGTTGTTGAAGCCCTCGGTGGGTTGCCCCCGGTGAAGATCCATTGCTCCGTCCTTGCGGAGGAGGCGTTGAAGGCGGCGCTGGAGGACTACGTGCGCAAGCATCCCGGGCAGGCGCCCAAGGCGGCGGTCGCATCCGAACCTGTGGCCGCCTGA
- a CDS encoding NADH-quinone oxidoreductase subunit A, producing MGFAGSTLVVSVLLGKRGRRTRTKDVAYECGMVPEGPGSARLSVKFFLVALLFVLFDIEVVFLYPWAVIYKTMLRENAALILGGMVSFLGVLFVGYLYALRKRAFDWAH from the coding sequence ATGGGCTTTGCGGGCTCCACACTGGTGGTGTCGGTGCTGCTGGGGAAGCGCGGTCGCCGCACGCGGACCAAGGATGTCGCTTACGAATGTGGCATGGTTCCCGAGGGACCGGGCAGCGCGCGGCTGTCGGTGAAGTTTTTCCTCGTGGCCCTGCTGTTTGTCCTCTTCGACATCGAAGTGGTGTTCCTTTACCCGTGGGCTGTCATTTACAAGACGATGCTCCGGGAAAACGCCGCCCTGATCCTTGGCGGCATGGTCAGCTTCCTGGGCGTCCTCTTCGTCGGCTACCTGTATGCGTTGCGCAAACGGGCGTTTGACTGGGCCCACTGA
- a CDS encoding MFS transporter, with protein sequence MSRLRHRELLLSLKYSTVEASFSVPMLNLTMPSFPFVIGFAITALGFGPAAVGLMAALPHACNLIQPPLVIWLRRRWSLYQIMALSFLCSAAPWGVVGCLPWLPQAQRGPVFGWVLVIATLANSLASVAWSASIAELVPPRLSGRFFGRRNLIFGFWTLLAVVVASRLADIGQNTLITFGWIFAAAGLARLVGFLFLTRMRFPPGVLSPAPEPPNLREIAQPIGNLNYLKLVLFVGTWSLMLNLGQPFYTGFLIEGLHRPMGDVGLLTAIAGVGALLTLKGWGRLCDHFGNKPVLSVCSLVWALVSLASWSLAGERFFWHLAFCFLVVGATTAGFQLCQFNLMLKLAPANKSPYVAVFLALTSLMTAFGPLLGGALLRLLPDVLGEFLGQPIRDYHVLIALSMVGCLLSTHLLGWVNEAEAHAPEDVWRTMRRMRPFNPMLTLGSAAQLVLTPGGLMGLTRTSWRELRRHARRMTDVGGEIVSGGAQVLRAPLDKSRRKP encoded by the coding sequence ATGAGCCGACTTCGACATCGTGAACTGTTGCTCTCCCTCAAGTACTCCACCGTCGAGGCGAGCTTCAGCGTGCCGATGCTCAACCTCACGATGCCGAGTTTTCCATTCGTCATCGGCTTTGCCATTACGGCCCTGGGCTTCGGCCCCGCCGCCGTCGGCCTGATGGCGGCGCTGCCGCACGCCTGCAACCTGATCCAGCCGCCGCTGGTGATCTGGCTCCGGCGACGGTGGTCCCTGTACCAGATCATGGCCCTCTCGTTCCTGTGCAGCGCCGCACCGTGGGGCGTGGTTGGATGCCTGCCCTGGCTGCCGCAGGCGCAACGCGGCCCGGTCTTTGGGTGGGTCCTCGTCATCGCGACATTGGCCAACAGCCTCGCGTCCGTCGCGTGGTCGGCATCCATTGCCGAGTTGGTGCCACCACGGCTGTCCGGACGCTTCTTCGGACGTCGAAACCTGATCTTTGGATTCTGGACCCTTCTGGCCGTGGTGGTCGCGAGCCGGCTGGCGGACATCGGTCAGAATACGCTGATCACCTTCGGATGGATCTTCGCGGCCGCAGGACTGGCGCGCCTGGTCGGGTTCCTGTTCCTCACCCGGATGCGCTTTCCGCCGGGGGTGCTGTCCCCCGCCCCGGAGCCGCCCAACCTCCGCGAAATTGCCCAACCGATCGGGAATCTCAACTACCTGAAGCTGGTGCTCTTCGTTGGCACCTGGAGCCTGATGCTCAACCTCGGGCAGCCCTTCTACACAGGGTTCCTGATTGAGGGGTTGCACCGTCCGATGGGCGACGTGGGCCTGCTCACCGCGATCGCCGGCGTGGGCGCATTGCTCACGCTCAAGGGCTGGGGACGCCTCTGCGACCATTTCGGCAACAAGCCGGTGCTGTCCGTGTGCTCCCTGGTATGGGCCCTGGTCTCCCTGGCCAGTTGGTCGCTGGCCGGAGAGCGGTTCTTCTGGCACCTCGCCTTTTGCTTCCTCGTGGTCGGGGCGACGACCGCCGGGTTTCAACTCTGCCAGTTCAACCTGATGCTCAAGCTCGCCCCGGCCAACAAGTCGCCCTACGTCGCCGTATTTCTCGCCCTGACCAGCCTGATGACCGCCTTTGGTCCGCTGCTGGGGGGCGCCCTCCTGCGGCTGCTGCCCGATGTCCTGGGAGAATTCCTCGGCCAGCCCATCCGTGATTATCACGTCCTGATCGCCCTCTCCATGGTCGGCTGCCTGCTGAGCACGCACCTGCTGGGCTGGGTCAACGAGGCCGAAGCCCACGCACCGGAGGATGTCTGGCGCACCATGCGGCGGATGCGTCCGTTCAACCCCATGCTCACCCTGGGCAGCGCCGCGCAGCTGGTGTTGACCCCGGGCGGCCTGATGGGCCTCACCCGCACCTCATGGCGTGAATTGCGGCGCCATGCCCGCCGGATGACGGACGTGGGTGGGGAGATTGTCTCGGGGGGGGCGCAGGTCCTGCGGGCGCCACTCGACAAGTCCCGGCGCAAGCCCTGA
- a CDS encoding cysteine desulfurase, with product MRQVYLDHQASTPVRPEVFDAMKPYFTEAFGNPSSLHQHGLRVREALKRAREQMAALINADSAEEIFFTSDGTESANLAIKGVAYANERRGRHLVVSATEHPSVMQSVEFLEKQGWTCTRLGVDAEGGVRLEELQAAITPQTTLVALHHVNHDIGTVQPVREAGRLCAELGVPLYVDCEASAGWMPVDVREFGAALVSFSPHRFYGPKGVGVLYRNRRARIVSVIHGGVQEGGRRAGTENVPAIVGGGLAAELSLTELPRRIAHTGALQQRLWSGLRQRIPYIRLNGPEPGPRRITTNLNLSTEFIEGEGQLLLCDLNGIAVASGSSCVSKSLKISHVLAAIGLDHALAQGNIIMTLGMANTEDDVDYTIETFARIAEKLRSMSPMWDEFQRGLIDSVISPTGRGKSFSQHAADVSGKAAH from the coding sequence ATGCGCCAAGTCTATCTCGATCACCAGGCAAGCACTCCGGTACGCCCCGAGGTGTTCGACGCCATGAAGCCCTACTTCACCGAGGCGTTTGGCAATCCGTCGTCGTTGCACCAGCACGGCCTGCGGGTCCGCGAGGCGCTGAAAAGGGCGCGCGAGCAAATGGCCGCCCTGATCAACGCCGACAGTGCGGAGGAGATCTTCTTCACGTCCGATGGCACCGAGTCCGCCAATCTCGCCATCAAGGGCGTGGCCTATGCCAACGAGCGACGCGGGCGCCACCTGGTCGTCTCCGCCACGGAGCATCCGTCCGTGATGCAGTCCGTGGAGTTTCTGGAGAAGCAGGGATGGACCTGCACCCGTTTGGGCGTGGATGCCGAGGGCGGGGTGCGACTGGAGGAGCTGCAGGCCGCGATCACACCGCAAACCACCCTGGTCGCCCTGCATCACGTCAATCACGACATCGGCACCGTTCAGCCGGTGCGGGAGGCGGGCCGCCTCTGTGCCGAGCTCGGGGTGCCGTTGTACGTGGACTGCGAGGCCAGCGCCGGCTGGATGCCGGTGGACGTCCGCGAATTCGGAGCCGCCCTGGTCAGCTTCTCGCCCCACCGGTTTTACGGTCCGAAAGGTGTCGGGGTCCTCTACCGCAACCGGCGGGCGCGGATCGTCTCGGTCATTCACGGCGGGGTCCAGGAAGGCGGACGGCGTGCCGGGACCGAAAACGTCCCGGCAATCGTCGGCGGCGGTCTCGCCGCTGAACTGTCCCTGACCGAACTGCCCCGGCGCATCGCGCACACCGGGGCCCTGCAGCAGCGCCTGTGGTCGGGACTCCGCCAGCGGATCCCCTACATCCGGCTCAACGGCCCCGAGCCCGGTCCCCGGCGGATCACGACGAACCTGAACCTCTCCACCGAGTTCATCGAGGGCGAGGGACAGTTGCTGCTCTGTGATCTCAATGGCATTGCCGTGGCCAGCGGCTCCAGTTGCGTCAGCAAGTCGCTGAAGATCTCCCATGTCCTTGCGGCCATCGGGCTCGACCATGCATTGGCGCAGGGAAACATCATCATGACCCTCGGGATGGCCAATACGGAGGACGATGTGGACTACACGATCGAGACCTTCGCGCGCATCGCCGAGAAGCTCCGGTCCATGTCGCCGATGTGGGACGAATTTCAGCGGGGGTTGATTGACTCGGTCATTTCACCGACCGGACGGGGCAAGTCCTTCTCCCAACACGCCGCCGACGTTTCCGGAAAGGCCGCGCACTAG
- a CDS encoding Rrf2 family transcriptional regulator, which produces MQITRASEYAMLGLIALSRRAAGEVVMVDTLAQEEGIPASFLGKIFQSLNRAGVVRSARGSGGGFALAHAPEAVSVLGVIEAVEGPIALQRCLEPVPDCGHMGGCALCGLFSEAQDRVKEVFQGTTLADLARRHTSFVEHQARSGTSGPKHPKSSSQSPRVNSRARPRAVRRPSAGILSDQTI; this is translated from the coding sequence ATGCAAATCACCCGTGCCAGCGAGTACGCCATGTTGGGGTTGATCGCGCTGTCCCGCCGGGCGGCGGGAGAGGTCGTCATGGTGGACACACTGGCGCAGGAGGAGGGCATACCGGCCTCGTTCCTCGGCAAGATTTTCCAAAGCCTCAATCGTGCCGGGGTGGTGCGCTCCGCGCGGGGCAGTGGCGGCGGGTTCGCGCTGGCGCATGCTCCGGAGGCGGTTTCCGTGCTGGGAGTGATCGAGGCGGTGGAGGGGCCGATCGCCCTGCAACGATGTCTCGAACCCGTCCCTGATTGCGGGCACATGGGGGGATGCGCCCTCTGCGGGTTGTTTTCGGAGGCTCAGGATCGGGTGAAGGAAGTGTTTCAAGGAACCACGCTTGCCGACCTCGCGCGCCGTCACACCTCGTTTGTCGAGCATCAGGCGCGGTCCGGCACGTCGGGCCCGAAGCATCCGAAGTCGTCATCGCAGTCCCCGCGTGTGAATTCCCGTGCCCGTCCCCGTGCCGTCCGTCGCCCCTCCGCCGGGATCCTTTCTGACCAAACCATCTAA